Within Homo sapiens chromosome 2, GRCh38.p14 Primary Assembly, the genomic segment agtagctggcattacaggagtgtgccaccatgcccggctgagaaTGTGTTTCAATagatgtgtgtcttttttttttggagacagagtcttattctgtcacccaggccagagtgaagtggtgcaatcctggctcacagcaacctctgcctcccaggttcaagcaatccacctgccccagcctccccaataactgggattacaagcgtgcaccaccatgtgcagctagtttttgtatgttttagtagtatgtttttgtatgtttcaccatattggccagggtggtctcgaactcctgacctcaagtgatctgcccaccttagcctcccaaagtactgggattacaggtgtgagccaccgagtccAGCCTCAACAGATGTTTTAATTGAATagatgttaaaataattattaatgttcATGATGATTTAACTTCAAGGATATTCCTTAAAACGTGAACAGAAAGAACCTCCTCATGATTTTAACAGTttctgatatttgctttttctgagAGTTTACTCTCTTATTTTCCATCTAGTTCCTAACTCATCTGGAATTTCTGTTGCATAAGGTATGAAACAGAAGCTATCTTTCCCTGTGCACTCTCCACGGAGGCGTTCAGGCACTCCTGGCTGACGCGTGCTGCCTGCCTCCTTCACGGCCTACATCCCTACACACACAGATGCCTCTTGTGGGACCAGGTGCAGTGAGGCCTGCTTTCTAACCTGGATTCCCTCATCCACAAGGTATGGTTACGACCAGAGCTTCCTCCTGAGAGCGCAGGGAGCTTGTGACACCTCCCAGAAATGCTCAGGGGACGCTGGCCACCTTGCAGAGAAACCCCTCCTAACGGGAAGGGAACATGGGTACGCGAGGCTCCGGTACTGACCGCGGCTGGGCGACAGCAGGCTACTTGGATAGGGGACGCTCACTCTCCTCAGCTCATCCAGCTTCTCCTGTAGCTTCCGCACCTGGCTGTCGGAGCGGCTGACCCTCTGCCGCAGGCTCTTCAGCTCGCCGTTCTTCTTCTCCACCTGCTCCCGCAGGCAGCACACCTGGCTCTTGTTCTGCCGGGAGGAGAAGCAGTAGGAGTGCAGTGAGTCGATGAGCTTGCAGGCCCCTGACGCCGACAGGATGACCTCGTTGATGGACATGGGGCTGGCGTCGCTGTGCTCGCTCTGCACGGCTTCCGTGGCTGGCTTTGGGGTGACGTCGGCAGGAGGGGCAGAGGGGCTCTGGGAAGGCTTCTGCGGTGTCGCGGTAAGTGATGAGCTGGGAGGGCTCTGGGCCAGGCCCTTGTCGGGTCCCAGGCTGCTCCCACTGCAGCTTGGTTCCACATCTTTCTTCAGCCTCTTGCGGTCAATGGGCTCTCGGGGGACAGATGGCCTTTCTCGGGTGTGCTTAGAGGAGAAACTGTACGAATGAAGTGAGCCGATAAATTTGCACGCCCCAGATCCTGGGGGCGTAAAGTCATCCATAGAAATGCCACTCTTATCTGTCACGCCCCCTTCGATGGAGGAAGTGGCGCTCTCATCGCCAGCATCTGTGGCAGACGCTTCTGCTTTTCCCTGACTGCCTGCCACCATGGTGGCCAGTCCATCTCCTGGAGTCCGTTCCAGAGCTTGCTGGGCCTGCTCCTGGCTGGCGGCCTCCTGGGCCGCCCTGGGTGTGGCTTCACCTTGCAGAGCAGCTTGCTTCAACCTGCGGGACTCTGGCTTGGCCATCGGGTTTCCACTCGAGGACGGTGACCAACCTGCAGCTCCTCTGCTGGTGGCGGCACTCGAGTGTCCCCTCACACCCCCTGTGGCCTTGCTGGCATCTTTTCTCCGGGTGCGGCCATGGCCTCCAGCCCCCCTCTTCTTCTCGGTCAGGTGGAAGATGGATGGCACGGCCGTGGGCTTCAGCAGGCGATGCTGGTCCTCCAGCCTCTTGGAGAAGCTGTCTTTGGTGAAATGCTCACTACAGAGAAATGAATACTTAGTGGGAGTCCAGTTATCCCTCTGAACAGCTTTTAACCATTGGATTAGACGTTTTGAGTCCTTTAGGGGGAACCTACAGGACAAATGACAAAAAgtaattagaaataattaaatgtcTCCCCTTAAAATAATCAACTGTAAAAGCAAAACAAGTATTTTTGCACGCACCCTAAGCCGTATTGACTTCatccacttaaaaaaatacttcaaaaagattTAAAGAACATCTTCTACCTGCAGTTATTACTGGAGTAGAAATCTGAAAGACCCGTTGTCTACCCATACAGAGCTTATAGTCTGTAGGGCGGATGGGAAAGAAGGTAACCAACTGCTCCCCAGGCTGTGGTAAATGCCCAATGGGGACACAGGATGCTGACAGACAGTGCCAGGATGGCCTCAGGACAGCAGGAAATAGCTCCTAGAAGCTGACTGCTAACCAACCCTCCCAACTTGCCTGGAAGGTAGGACTCTGGGTACCAAAACCAGGGCCAGCATCCACAGACACTAGGGCGTGAGAGGTCAGGACTGCATGGAGGCAGCCCTGGCTGTGCGCAAGCAGCTGAGAATCTGGAGACCTCCAGAAGACTCCAGAGCTACAGTTCTGTGTTCCTGTTGCATGCCCACCTCCAGGAGTAAAAATGCTCCTTTTAAAAGTCAACCAGCCCAGGGACAGGGCACAATGGTGCTCACCTgcagttccagttacttgggagcctgaggcttgAGGGTtctttgagcccagaaattcgaagttacagtgagctaagactgcaccactgctccccatcctggggaacagagtgaaaCCCGGTCTTCTCCcctcaaaaaaaatcaaccaactCAGATGatccttgaggacattatactgAATGAAATAGGGCAggtgcaaaaaaacaaacactgcatgatacCACTCACATGAGGTACTCagagtaatcaaattcatagagacaggagaATGCGGGTTCCCAGAGCCTAGGGAGAGGAGGACTGGGGTATTAATGTTTAA encodes:
- the THAP4 gene encoding peroxynitrite isomerase THAP4 isoform X1 translates to MVICCAAVNCSNRQGKGEKRAVSFHRFPLKDSKRLIQWLKAVQRDNWTPTKYSFLCSEHFTKDSFSKRLEDQHRLLKPTAVPSIFHLTEKKRGAGGHGRTRRKDASKATGGVRGHSSAATSRGAAGWSPSSSGNPMAKPESRRLKQAALQGEATPRAAQEAASQEQAQQALERTPGDGLATMVAGSQGKAEASATDAGDESATSSIEGGVTDKSGISMDDFTPPGSGACKFIGSLHSYSFSSKHTRERPSVPREPIDRKRLKKDVEPSCSGSSLGPDKGLAQSPPSSSLTATPQKPSQSPSAPPADVTPKPATEAVQSEHSDASPMSINEVILSASGACKLIDSLHSYCFSSRQNKSQVCCLREQVEKKNGELKSLRQRVSRSDSQVRKLQEKLDELRRVSVPYPSSLLSPSREPPKMNPVVEPLSWMLGTWLSDPPGAGTYPTLQPFQYLEEVHISHVGQPMLNFSFNSFHPDTRKPMHRECGFIRLKPDTNKVAFVSAQNTGVVEVEEGEVNGQELCIASHSIARISFAKEPHVEQVSPALLPARSCLLFAAVCGVSLFLFREITRKFRLNSEGKLEQTVSMATTTQPMTQHLHVTYKKVTP
- the THAP4 gene encoding peroxynitrite isomerase THAP4 isoform X3; this encodes MGSCRGTTAGSAVRRDTVCHGWRFLLLEDPGAVVEAAEASSVPVRAAILRFPLKDSKRLIQWLKAVQRDNWTPTKYSFLCSEHFTKDSFSKRLEDQHRLLKPTAVPSIFHLTEKKRGAGGHGRTRRKDASKATGGVRGHSSAATSRGAAGWSPSSSGNPMAKPESRRLKQAALQGEATPRAAQEAASQEQAQQALERTPGDGLATMVAGSQGKAEASATDAGDESATSSIEGGVTDKSGISMDDFTPPGSGACKFIGSLHSYSFSSKHTRERPSVPREPIDRKRLKKDVEPSCSGSSLGPDKGLAQSPPSSSLTATPQKPSQSPSAPPADVTPKPATEAVQSEHSDASPMSINEVILSASGACKLIDSLHSYCFSSRQNKSQVCCLREQVEKKNGELKSLRQRVSRSDSQVRKLQEKLDELRRVSVPYPSSLLSPSREPPKMNPVVEPLSWMLGTWLSDPPGAGTYPTLQPFQYLEEVHISHVGQPMLNFSFNSFHPDTRKPMHRECGFIRLKPDTNKVAFVSAQNTGVVEVEEGEVNGQELCIASHSIARISFAKEPHVEQITRKFRLNSEGKLEQTVSMATTTQPMTQHLHVTYKKVTP
- the THAP4 gene encoding peroxynitrite isomerase THAP4 isoform X2, which gives rise to MGSCRGTTAGSAVRRDTVCHGWRFLLLEDPGAVVEAAEASSVPVRAAILRFPLKDSKRLIQWLKAVQRDNWTPTKYSFLCSEHFTKDSFSKRLEDQHRLLKPTAVPSIFHLTEKKRGAGGHGRTRRKDASKATGGVRGHSSAATSRGAAGWSPSSSGNPMAKPESRRLKQAALQGEATPRAAQEAASQEQAQQALERTPGDGLATMVAGSQGKAEASATDAGDESATSSIEGGVTDKSGISMDDFTPPGSGACKFIGSLHSYSFSSKHTRERPSVPREPIDRKRLKKDVEPSCSGSSLGPDKGLAQSPPSSSLTATPQKPSQSPSAPPADVTPKPATEAVQSEHSDASPMSINEVILSASGACKLIDSLHSYCFSSRQNKSQVCCLREQVEKKNGELKSLRQRVSRSDSQVRKLQEKLDELRRVSVPYPSSLLSPSREPPKMNPVVEPLSWMLGTWLSDPPGAGTYPTLQPFQYLEEVHISHVGQPMLNFSFNSFHPDTRKPMHRECGFIRLKPDTNKVAFVSAQNTGVVEVEEGEVNGQELCIASHSIARISFAKEPHVEQVSPALLPARSCLLFAAVCGVSLFLFREITRKFRLNSEGKLEQTVSMATTTQPMTQHLHVTYKKVTP
- the THAP4 gene encoding peroxynitrite isomerase THAP4 isoform 1 (isoform 1 is encoded by transcript variant 1); protein product: MVICCAAVNCSNRQGKGEKRAVSFHRFPLKDSKRLIQWLKAVQRDNWTPTKYSFLCSEHFTKDSFSKRLEDQHRLLKPTAVPSIFHLTEKKRGAGGHGRTRRKDASKATGGVRGHSSAATSRGAAGWSPSSSGNPMAKPESRRLKQAALQGEATPRAAQEAASQEQAQQALERTPGDGLATMVAGSQGKAEASATDAGDESATSSIEGGVTDKSGISMDDFTPPGSGACKFIGSLHSYSFSSKHTRERPSVPREPIDRKRLKKDVEPSCSGSSLGPDKGLAQSPPSSSLTATPQKPSQSPSAPPADVTPKPATEAVQSEHSDASPMSINEVILSASGACKLIDSLHSYCFSSRQNKSQVCCLREQVEKKNGELKSLRQRVSRSDSQVRKLQEKLDELRRVSVPYPSSLLSPSREPPKMNPVVEPLSWMLGTWLSDPPGAGTYPTLQPFQYLEEVHISHVGQPMLNFSFNSFHPDTRKPMHRECGFIRLKPDTNKVAFVSAQNTGVVEVEEGEVNGQELCIASHSIARISFAKEPHVEQITRKFRLNSEGKLEQTVSMATTTQPMTQHLHVTYKKVTP